The Besnoitia besnoiti strain Bb-Ger1 chromosome IV, whole genome shotgun sequence genome contains a region encoding:
- a CDS encoding putative ADP-ribosylation factor (encoded by transcript BESB_052900), translating into MGCCKSKEKAVEENYAFYKHPPHIMFLGPPGVGKSTLFFRTVMPGWADITQGMEPTKAFYHEVVVRGGWTLNLWDLSGNPALQRSWAGLYRYVKMWAAVYVVSLTDTNPERIARNRADLRALLSDDCLCDSAVVVIMNTFGMAIESVPIPPNEMASRLGLLEAEDTTSAERLSWFVVNAKEGEKDTQWQEALKFLLARFACMLAAHTEGAAAPKAKKGAKKQKAKA; encoded by the exons ATGGGGTGTTGCAAATCGAAGGAAAAAGCGGTGGAGGAAAACTACGCGTTCTACAAACACCCGCCACACATCATGTTCCTGGGTCCGCCAGGCGTGGGAAAGTCCACGCTCTTCTTCCGGACGGTCATGCCAG GCTGGGCAGACATCACCCAAGGCATGGAGCCGACGAAAGCCTTCTACCACGAAGTCGTCGTGCGAGGCGGGTGGACTCTGAATCTGTGGGACTTATCTGGCAACCCAGCG ctgcagcggtcGTGGGCAGGGCTGTATCGATACGTGAAGATGTGGGCGGCGGTCTACGTGGTGAGTTTGACCGACACGAATCCTGAGCGGATCGCGCGGAATCGCGCAGACTTGCGTGCGTTGCTCTCGGATGACTGTCTCTGCGACTCGGCGGTCGTGGTGATCATGAACACATTCGGCATGGCGATCGAGTCGGTTCCGATCCCTCCCAACGAGATGGCGTCGCGCCTGGGGCTCCTCGAGGCCGAAGACACCACGTCCGCAGAGCGGCTGTCGTGGTTTGTCGTGAACGCCAAGGAGGGCGAAAAAGACACGCAGTGGCAAGAGGCGCTCAAGTTCCTTTTGGCGCGCTTCGCGTGCATGCTGGCGGCGCAcacggagggcgcggctgcgccgaaAGCCAAAAAAGGCGCGAAAAAGCAAAAAGCCAAGGCCTGA
- a CDS encoding putative glutamine-dependent NAD(+) synthetase protein (encoded by transcript BESB_052890), with product MLPEVVTSAGFPPYPGMSACGASAGRRAVKVSCSTCASDVNWVGEEEREREEALVRVSVCNLNQWALDFDGNLARVVKSIEQAKAAGSKLRIGPELELPGYGCEDHYLENDTLTHSWECIAEILASDLTDGILCDIGAPALHKSLRYNCRVWILNRRILLVRPKTVMADDLNYRESRYFARWNRELGQPLEEFKIPHCVTKVTGQTTAPFGVAILECLNTTLASECCEELWAPSPPHVRLFLDGGVEIVCNGNGSHYEMQKLARRYELLRQSTVHGGVYLYSNQIGCDGGRLYFDGSSMICVNGEFVGLGKQFSLDDVEVVTSTIDLSDLRARRAASATRAQQQGSLSLPTIHVDFSLAPSPHSLPFCESSASSAAAERCAGGAEPQEAGRASTQARSSRLVDLTHEWITASPVVVPRLLSREEEIAWGPACWMWDYLRRSGAGGFFLPLSGGADSSAVATVVAFMCRIVMASVKQGNQTVVEELERILGKRVTASDFPGDAKELCHQILHTCYMASSHSSDRTRQLAAQLAEQIGSYHLTLMIDSITSAFTSVFSSETGFVPRFAAQGGSMTEDLALQNIQARSRMVLGYFMAQLLPLVRGEVSEAQDQGRSAETPFARAPHAYRQGRAPGRRGRGYLLVLGTANVDEGLRGYFTKYDASSADLNPIGSISKLDLKRFLQWAAQPENLGCPALLEVVQMAPTAELRPLDPEGKKQTDEEEMGMTYEELGWFGRLRKISRCGPLSMLKHLLGAWRDRCSPATINEKVQFFFRQYARNRHKMCTITPAMHVESHNPDDNRFDLRPFLYPSFSRQFAAMNRLVCALERASQE from the exons ATGTTACCGGAGGTCGTGACGTCCGCAGGCTTCCCGCCATATCCTGGGATGTCGGCGTGtggcgcgtccgcaggccgGCGGGCCGTGAAGGTTTCCTGTTCGACTTGCGCCTCTGACGTGAATTGggtcggcgaagaagaacgcgagagggaggaagcacTCGTGCGCGTCTCCGTGTGCAATCTAAACCAGTGGGCTCTCGACTTCGATGGGAATTTGGCTCGCGTCGTGAAAAGCATcgagcaggcgaaggcggccggATCCAAGCTGAGGATCG GACCTGAACTGGAGCTGCCGGGCTACGGCTGCGAAGACCACTATCTGGAAAATGACACTTTGACGCACTCCTGGGAGTGCATCGCGGAGATCCTTGCCTCCGACCTCACAGACGGCATCTTGTGCGACatcggcgcgccggcgcttcaCAAATCG CTGCGCTACAACTGCCGCGTGTGGATACTCAACCGGCGAATCCTGCTCGTGCGTCCCAAGACCGTGATGGCTGACGACCTGAACTACCGCGAGTCTCGCTACTTTGCGCGGTGGAACCGAGAGCTGGGGCAGCCCTTGGAGGAATTCAAGATCCCTCACTGCGTAACGAAAGTTACAGGACAAACCACGGCCCCGTTTG GTGTGGCTATCTTGGAGTGCCTGAACACGACGCTGGCGAGCGAGTGCTGCGAAGAGCTGtgggcgccgtctccgccccaTGTTCGTTTGTTCCTGGATGGAGGGGTGGAAATCGTATGCAACGGCAACGGGTCTCACTATGAGATGCAGAAATTGGCGCGGCGCTACGAGCTCCTCCGCCAAAGCACGGTTCACGGCGGTGTCTACCTTTACAGCAACCAGATTGGGTGCGATGGCGGCCGCCTGTACTTTGACGGTTCGTCAATGATCTGCGTCAACGGAGAATTCGTGGGACTCGGCAAGCAGTTCAGTCTCGACGACGTCGAGGTGGTGACGTCCACGATTGATCTCTCGGATCTccgagcgcggcgggctgcgtccgccacgcgcgcccagcagcaggggtcgctttctctcccaACGATTCATGTCGACTTCTCTCTCGCACCGTCTCCGCACTCGTTGCCCTTCTGCGAGTCGtcggcttcgtctgcggcggcagagcgtTGCGCCGGTGGGGCTGAGCCACAGGAAGCGGGACGAGCCTCGACTCaggcgcgctcttcgcgcctgGTCGATCTCACGCACGAGTGGATAACGGCGTCGCCCGTAGTCGTCCCCAGACTTCTCtcgagggaagaagagattGCGTGGGGCCCGGCGTGCTGGATGTGGGACTACCTGCGCCGAtcgggcgcggggggcttTTTCCTTCCCCTCTCGGGAGGCGCGGATTCCTCCGCGGTCGCCACGGTGGTCGCGTTCATGTGCCGCATTGTCATGGCGAGCGTGAAGCAGGGGAACCAGACCGTTGTCGAGGAGCTGGAGCGGATCCTGGGGAAGCGAGTCACCGCTTCTGACTTTCCCGGAGATGCGAAAGAGCTCTGTCACCAAATCCTGCACACGTGCTACATGGCGAGCAGCCATTCGAGCGACCGAACCCGACaactcgccgcgcagctcgcggagcAGATCGGGTCCTACCACCTCACGCTGATGATTGACTCCATCACGTCGGCCTTCACGTCAGTTTTCTCCTCGGAAACCGGCTTTGTGCCGCGCTTTGCTGCCCAGGGCGGCTCTATGACTGAGGACCTCGCTCTCCAGAATATCCAAGCACGCAGCCGCATGGTGCTCGGCTACTTCATGgctcagctgctgccgcttgTTCGCGGCGAGGTCTCCGAAGCCCAGGATCAGGGCCGGAGTGCAGAGACACCCTTCGC ccgcgccccgcACGCGTACCGGCAAGGCAGAGCTCccggcagacgcggacgcggctaCCTGCTCGTCTTGGGGACGGCGAACGTGGACGAAGGCCTGAGAGGATATTTCACCAAATACGACGCAAGCAGCGCAGACCTAAATCCAATCGGGTCCATCAGCAAACTCGACCTCAAACGCTTTCTCCAGTGGGCTGCGCAGCCGGAGAACCTCGGGTGCCCCGCTCTCCTG GAAGTGGTACAGATggcgccgaccgcggagCTCCGGCCCCTCGATCCCGAGGGCAAGAAGCAAacggacgaagaggagatgGGCATGACGTACGAGGAGCTCGGCTGGTTTGGGCGACTGCGGAAAatctcgcgctgcggcccCCTGTCCATGCTCAAACATCTCCTTGGAGCGTGGCGCGACCGCTGCAGCCCAGCGACGATCAACGA GAAAGTGCAGTTTTTCTTCCGCCAGTATGCCCGCAACCGTCACAAGATGTGCACCATCACGCCAGCCATGCACGTGGAAAGCCACAACCCCGACGACAACCGCTTTGACCTGCGGCCCTTCTTGTACCCCAGCTTCAGCCGCCAGTTTGCAGCGATGAATAGGCTCGTGTGCGCTTTGGAGCGCGCTTCGCAGGAGTGA